From Clostridium cylindrosporum DSM 605, one genomic window encodes:
- a CDS encoding DUF4418 family protein, with the protein MKNLSTKIIPAVLVVISLLILGAIFIWSPVCTGTLELANGNMTHMKCFYTAKAEACLAIILLVSSIASFFTKGNQLAIITIGILFIVLTFDSPMGIGICKKEIMACHDTAAWIRTGGAITILGGILMLFKKRD; encoded by the coding sequence ATTATCCCTGCAGTTTTAGTAGTAATCTCACTACTTATACTAGGTGCTATTTTTATTTGGTCACCTGTATGTACTGGTACACTAGAACTTGCTAATGGTAATATGACTCATATGAAGTGTTTCTACACAGCTAAAGCTGAGGCCTGCCTTGCAATTATTCTACTAGTATCTTCTATTGCGTCATTTTTCACAAAGGGAAATCAATTAGCAATTATCACAATTGGAATTTTATTTATTGTACTAACATTTGATTCCCCAATGGGAATTGGAATCTGTAAAAAGGAAATAATGGCATGCCATGACACTGCAGCTTGGATTCGAACTGGAGGCGCTATTACTATCCTTGGTGGTATATTAATGCTTTTCAAAAAAAGGGATTAA
- a CDS encoding YdjY domain-containing protein, which translates to MKFKKLASILTAVVCALSITACSANKTEEKKPAETAKAPEIIVNKEKKEVIYPAEVNGKYFTEGTRHGVVFKDGSNGEKAVLRGLADQVKFHEALTQIGAKPGNNLTLADMKKSVPVAGDKLNVFVTWEGANKEIPFADVIKASEEKPMDVRFGGNLENAKKKKTGCVLCLDSCAVGITSDAAYPTGAVESKKVTFTGDKNVLPADGTKVSVIFRLAK; encoded by the coding sequence ATGAAATTTAAAAAATTAGCTTCAATTTTAACAGCAGTAGTATGTGCACTTAGCATAACTGCATGTTCAGCAAACAAAACTGAAGAAAAGAAACCTGCAGAAACTGCAAAGGCTCCAGAAATAATTGTAAACAAGGAAAAGAAGGAAGTAATTTATCCAGCTGAAGTAAATGGTAAGTACTTTACAGAAGGTACTCGTCATGGAGTTGTATTCAAGGATGGTTCAAATGGAGAAAAGGCTGTTCTACGTGGACTTGCAGATCAAGTTAAGTTTCATGAAGCTCTAACTCAAATTGGTGCAAAACCAGGAAATAACCTAACTTTAGCAGACATGAAAAAAAGTGTTCCAGTAGCTGGTGATAAGCTAAATGTATTTGTAACATGGGAAGGTGCTAACAAAGAAATTCCTTTCGCTGATGTAATTAAGGCTTCAGAGGAAAAACCTATGGATGTAAGATTTGGTGGAAACCTTGAAAATGCTAAGAAAAAGAAAACTGGTTGCGTACTATGCCTAGATAGCTGTGCTGTTGGTATTACAAGTGATGCAGCTTACCCAACAGGAGCAGTTGAAAGCAAGAAAGTAACTTTCACTGGTGACAAAAATGTTCTTCCAGCTGATGGTACTAAGGTTAGTGTAATCTTCCGTCTAGCAAAGTAG
- a CDS encoding MerR family transcriptional regulator, translating to MTITEVSKKFDLSQDTLRYYERIGLIPSIKRNKGGIRNYTEEDCRWIEFIKCMRNAGLPIEVLIEYVTLFQQGDGTIEERKMLLIEQRKLLVEKMESMKKTIERLDYKIERYEQWVVTSESELKR from the coding sequence ATGACGATTACAGAAGTAAGTAAGAAATTTGATCTTTCTCAGGATACACTTCGTTATTATGAGCGAATCGGACTTATTCCCAGTATAAAACGTAATAAAGGTGGAATCAGGAATTACACTGAGGAAGATTGTAGGTGGATAGAATTTATTAAGTGTATGAGAAATGCAGGTCTTCCAATAGAAGTATTAATTGAATATGTTACTCTATTTCAACAGGGTGATGGAACCATAGAAGAGAGAAAAATGTTATTAATCGAACAGCGCAAGCTATTAGTAGAAAAGATGGAAAGTATGAAGAAAACTATAGAGCGCTTAGATTATAAAATAGAAAGATATGAACAGTGGGTAGTTACAAGTGAAAGTGAGTTAAAAAGGTAA
- a CDS encoding helix-turn-helix domain-containing protein: protein MAIIINIDVMLAKRKMSVTELSERVGITMANLSILKNGKAKAIRFTTLEAICKALECQPGDILEYKSDEEN, encoded by the coding sequence ATGGCAATTATAATTAATATTGATGTGATGTTGGCTAAAAGGAAGATGAGTGTAACAGAACTTTCCGAAAGAGTAGGGATAACAATGGCTAACCTTTCTATATTGAAAAATGGAAAGGCTAAAGCAATTAGGTTTACGACTTTAGAGGCAATTTGTAAAGCATTAGAATGCCAACCTGGAGATATCTTAGAATACAAAAGTGATGAAGAAAATTAA
- a CDS encoding DUF2975 domain-containing protein: MKKCSTLFLKMAVIFIGIPVLALCIFLVPKIGSFAAELYPGMAYIKYLVLMDLYATAIPFYFALYQAFKLLSYIDKNKAFSELSVRALKNIKYCAITFSILYIIGMPLFYLIAEMDDAPGIIIIGLVIIFASAVIAVFAAVLQKLLKDAIDIKADNDLTI, translated from the coding sequence ATGAAAAAATGTTCAACACTCTTTTTAAAGATGGCTGTTATTTTTATTGGAATTCCAGTTCTTGCTCTGTGCATATTTCTAGTGCCTAAGATAGGAAGCTTTGCAGCAGAATTGTATCCAGGTATGGCTTATATAAAATATCTTGTTTTAATGGATTTGTATGCAACAGCGATACCTTTTTACTTTGCCCTATATCAAGCTTTTAAGCTTCTAAGCTATATCGACAAGAACAAGGCTTTTTCCGAATTATCTGTAAGGGCCTTAAAAAATATAAAATACTGTGCAATCACATTTAGTATTTTGTATATAATAGGCATGCCGCTTTTTTATCTCATAGCGGAGATGGATGATGCTCCAGGTATTATAATAATAGGATTGGTCATTATTTTTGCTTCAGCGGTTATTGCAGTTTTTGCTGCTGTTCTTCAAAAACTTTTAAAAGATGCCATAGATATAAAAGCAGATAATGATTTAACGATATGA